In Anopheles arabiensis isolate DONGOLA chromosome 2, AaraD3, whole genome shotgun sequence, the genomic window CGTATTGTCCACAGGATTCGCATCCACGTGCCGATTAAGCATCACACCCATCTGCATACGAAAACCGTAGTCAAAACGGTACATGTGGGCATCCCGGTGAAGAACGTCAAGCCGCACGAAGAGGAACACGGTTGGGAGTAtggtaagaagaagaagggcgCCTCCAGCTATCTGTCCTACATCTAAACAGCGGCAACGATAGCACACCCATCGAATGTGCGTGTGCACTTTAGGCGTTTCGAACCAAAAAATAGAATTATTAATAAATTGTAGGTACTAATAGGTGAAACAGTTTTGTTTCGTGATATAATCAATGAAAGAAAAGCGTAATATTTTAGGTACTGGTAGgtatcaaaaaacaaaatttagtAAAATTTGGAATGGGATTAAAGATTGGATGCTATTTTTTGGATTGATTTTTATCCAGTTTTGGACATTATTTTTGAGAATTTTGGTTTCGAGATTTCCGAGACAAAGACTACATGAGAATGTGGTTCCGCTGTTGGCTCATAGAAATTGAAGCTGAGAAATTATTCAGCCTCAACACCACTGAAATATggaccttttttttcaaataatacGAAACTCTCCAAAACGTGTTCGTGATGAGAATGCTTAGAAGAGAAGTTGGCACCATATCTGTAACAGGACTGTAAAGGAAGTGCAATAAATAGTAACGAGCTGTATGAGCTGTCTGGCTGTCTAACCAATTCGCATTGCATGGGAAAACCCTAGCCCAATGGCACATGCTGCGGTGAAAAGATGCCGTGCACAAGTTCTGTTTAAGAGTTAACAGACAACGGAGGTTTCGGACTATTCTCCAGGAAGCTTAGACCACCAAGGTGATATAGCATCTGAGGAATAAAAAAGTAATCACATGGTCAACCCTTCCTACGGAGAGAAGCGAACGTAGCGAAGGATCAAAATAGCAGTAAAAATCACGATAAAAAAGCAATAGCAACAACGGAGAATACGTTCCGTATAGGGATCGATCAGCATCCGCCCTTACAAGAATCATAGTGAAGAAGAGCAGAAAGTGAGCTTGATCTGAATAATAAAAGCGTACTTACCGCTAAAGACTGTTATCCCTTGTCTGTTATCTTGTTGTTACAGATTGTATCAGATGAAGAACCAGTAGACAATATGCCTTCATAAGTTCACGGATTGTTGCTTCCGGTCGTTATGCCAAACTCCTTCATAACAACAGGCTCAGTTTGTTCAATATTTATGAGTTCTATTAAAAGGTTTAATTGCTAAAACACCAAAGTCGGTTATTGGATGAGAACTATGAACACAATCACTTAACCAAGGAGGCAGTTCGAATTCAATAGTAACACAATTTCTACCTTAACCAAATCCCAACCGATTTCTGCAATTCGTTATCTAGAGTATAAAAAACACACCTTTTATAATATAAACCACGCAAATCAGTTAATTTTTTCACTCACCCTATGTTTTGCGCCAAaagttggttgtttgtttctgaTGTTTACTTCACTCAGTTGTCACACCAAAATCCAATATGGCGAATGAGGGAAACCCCGCTGTTGACCCGACCTGCCAGATGCCGTCTCGTTCGTGCCATATCTGCAAATCCAGCTGGCGgtggtgttgtatttttgttgatAGCAAGTGAAAAAAAGACCTGTGTTTACGGACTTTGCTTTGTCCCTAGCCATGGAGGAAGTGACGCCAAGATCTAACGAACACTGGAAGCGGGTAAATTGCCTAAATATCGATATCTTTCTT contains:
- the LOC120895550 gene encoding uncharacterized protein LOC120895550: MKMASKIVFALVFIMAMVVSAFNALPVPDHAKIRIHVPIKHHTHLHTKTVVKTVHVGIPVKNVKPHEEEHGWEYGKKKKGASSYLSYI